In Amphiprion ocellaris isolate individual 3 ecotype Okinawa chromosome 3, ASM2253959v1, whole genome shotgun sequence, one genomic interval encodes:
- the c2cd5 gene encoding C2 domain-containing protein 5 isoform X3 has product MPGKLKAKIVAGRHLPVMDRASDLTDAFVEVKFGNTTFKTDVCHKSLNPQWNSEWFKFEVDDEDLQDEPLQITVLDHDTYSANDAIGKVYIDIDPLLCTEAASVISGWFPIYDTIHGIRGEINVLVKVELFNDLNRFRQSSCGVKFFCTTSIPRCYRAAMVHGFVEELVVNEDPEYQWIDRIRTPRASNEARQRLISLMSGELQRKIGLKVLEMGGNAVVGYLQCFDLEGESGLVVRAIGTACTLDKVSSGSAPNTNTHVHPNTAPASNACNSPSKDGKEPVFGEDLPSSSGPPTPFRALPTSSSSPPPFSPSKPCSRQSSSSDTDLSLTPKTVEPKPVRCRPGIFLCPSSPTLSTDTLSLPGSGSVGCGHGLSSAPRATTPPPPSSIHSDCALLRKSVSFTEDLLLAASGMGSGGSAGKEAGPLKTLLRQHTQTALEQRGASSSGLLLNAREFPFFTLTSFPPGFLVHVGGVVSARSVKLLDRIHNPALGNTRSYKLLDWNSVTADEPETRDAWWEEIRQEIKSHAKALGCHAVVGYSESTSICEEVCILSASGTAAILNPRYMREGCLDIGSTDHRFEDPSPPSCGFCHIPYDELNMPFPAQLTYCYHCRRQKVPDVLFTTIDLPSEAAVTGKGCLIQARLCRLKKKAQGEVNATAISNLLPFMEYELHTQLMNKLKLRNMNALFGLHIQISVGENMLLGLASATGVYLTALPAPGGIQIAGKTPGDLSNEHHILTIQKRINDTIAKNKELYQINPPKLFALDPEVFCGINMELTEEGLGSPIPEPRQRSRLFRSHSESSDELSELDLSHGKKDAFVLEIDDTDAVEDIHSLLTDAPPPTGFYSCNTEIMPGIYNWTSGIQMFTSVRVFRLSNANLTNQGLNKIFTDLCENLLKSFYFKLRSMIPCCLCHLNFTVAVPEEELIQVAVTAVAMTFDKDQAQEKPAEKPINKGSSENEEQLQFPLELCADVSSANTQPSSKVSGTVSLLTPAAKLCQNQLVMIHLPGVPESTNVSSRDRCSTWLELLRLKAHTIRRGSVKTSRRTQSLAHSVSSLERCSPLPEGRSRSLRSSRSFGGSSVTVVKMTPLSFLPGIRIIKYLGIINMFFIRETTSLREEGGVSGFLHSFIAEVFAMVRAHVAALGGNAVVSYSMKECVLMENPNKNQAQCLINVSGDAVICVRETDQEPTASMTNIGQTCCSANDGAT; this is encoded by the exons ATGCCTGGGAAACTAAAGGCCAAAATTGTGGCAGGGCGCCATTTGCCTGTGATGGACAGAGCCAGTgacctgactgatgcttttgtAGAG GTCAAGTTTGGAAACACAACCTTCAAAACAGATGTCTGTCACAAATCTCTCAATCCTCAGTGGAACTCAGAATGGTTCAAATTTGAG GTTGATGATGAGGACTTGCAGGATGAGCCGTTGCAGATCACAGTATTGGACCATGACACGTACAGTGCTAATGATGCCATAGGGAAAGTTTACATTGACATTGACCCACTTCTCTGCACTGAGGCTGCTTCTGTCATCTCTGGCTGGTTTCCCATCTATGATACCATCCATG GTATCCGAGGGGAGATCAATGTCCTCGTCAAAGTGGAGCTCTTCAATGATTTGAACCGCTTTAGACAGTCATCGTGTGGGGTCAAGTTTTTCTGCA CCACATCCATTCCACGGTGCTACCGAGCAGCAATGGTACATGGGTTTGTGGAGGAGCTCGTGGTTAATGAAGATCCAGAGTACCAGTGGATAGATCGCATTAGAACTCCCCGAGCCTCCAATGAGGCTCGTCAGAGGCTCATTTCTCTCATGTCTG GAGAGCTACAGAGGAAAATAGGGCTTAAGGTACTGGAGATGGGTGGGAATGCAGTGGTGGGCTACTTGCAGTGTTTCGACCTGGAGGGGGAGTCGGGCCTGGTGGTGCGGGCCATAGGTACCGCCTGCACACTGGACAAAGTCAGCTCTGGAAGCGCTCCCAACACCAACACACATGTGCACCCTAACACAGCCCCTGCTTCCAATGCCTGCAATTCCCCTTCTAAAGACGGAAAGGA GCCGGTTTTTGGTGAGGATCTGCCCTCGTCCTCCGGCCCGCCTACCCCTTTCAGAGccctccccacctcctcctcctctcctccccccttctctcccTCCAAGCCATGCAGCCGCCAGTCCTCATCATCAGACACAGACCTCAGTTTGACGCCCAAGACGG TGGAGCCCAAGCCAGTGAGATGCAGGCCTGGGATCTTCCTCTGCCCCAGCTCCCCCACCCTCTCCACAGACACTCTGTCCCTCCCTGGTTCTGGCTCAGTGGGCTGTGGTCATGGTTTGAGCTCTGCCCCCAGAGCGACAACCCcgccccctccctcctccatccacTCAGACTGTGCCTTGCTGAGAAAGAGCGTGTCCTTCACTGAGGACCTGCTGCTGGCAGCCTCCG GAATGGGCAGTGGGGGCAGCGCTGGGAAGGAGGCAGGGCCGCTGAAGACCCTGCTCAGacagcacacacagacagctctCGAGCAGAGG GGAGCGTCTTCCTCTGGGTTATTGTTAAACGCCAGG GAGTTCCCGTTCTTCACCTTGACCTCTTTCCCACCTGGTTTTCTGGTTCATGTCGGTGGAGTGGTCAGCGCTCGTTCTGTTAAATTACTGGACCGTATACACAACCCTG CCTTGGGTAACACGCGCTCATACAAACTGCTAGACTGGAATAGTGTCACTGCAG atGAGCCAGAAACTCGTGATGCCTGGTGGGAGGAGATTCGTCAGGAGATCAAATCTCATGCCAAAGCGCTTGGTTGCCATGCTGTTGTAGGGTACAGTGAGAGCACAAGCATCTG TGAAGAAGTGTGTATTCTGTCAGCATCAGGCACAGCAGCCATCCTGAATCCTCGGTACATGCGCGAAGGCTGCCTAGACATCGGAAGCACAGACCACag gttTGAGGACCCGTCTCCACCAAGCTGTGGCTTCTGTCACATACCATATGATGAGCTCAACATGCCATTTCCTGCCCAGCTCACCTACTGTTACCACTGCAGAAGGCAAAAG GTTCCTGATGTGCTATTCACAACAATTGACTTGCCATCAGAAGCAGCTGTCACAGGGAAGGGTTGCCTCATCCAGGCCAG ACTGTGTCGCCTAAAGAAGAAGGCCCAGGGAGAAGTGAATGCGACGGCCATCTCCAACCTGCTACCTTTCATGGAATACGAGCTGCACACGCAGCTGATGAATAAACTGAAGCTGCGGAATATGAATGCTCTGTTTGGCCTGCACATACAGATCAGCGTTGGCGAGAACATGCTCCTGGGTCTAGCT tctGCTACAGGAGTGTACCTGACAGCGCTACCTGCACCAGGAGGTATCCAGATTGCGGGCAAGACTCCGGGTGACCTGAGCAATGAACACCATATATTGACCATCCAGAAAAGGATTAATGACACCATAGCCAAGAACAAGGAGCTCTATCAAATAAACCCTCCG AAATTATTTGCCCTGGACCCTGAGGTGTTCTGCGGCATAAACATG gaGCTGACAGAGGAAGGGTTGGGTTCCCCGATCCCTGAGCCGAGGCAACGATCCAGACTCTTTCGCTCGCACTCAGAAAGTTCTGATGAACTGTCAGAATTGGATCTGTCCCATGGCAAAAAGGATGCATTCGTCCTGGAG ATTGATGACACTGATGCTGTAGAGGACATCCACTCTCTCCTTACTGACGCACCTCCCCCTACAG GTTTCTACAGCTGCAACACCGAAATCATGCCTGGGATTTATAACTGGACTTCAGGAATACAG ATGTTTACATCGGTGAGGGTCTTCAGGTTGAGCAATGCCAATCTCACTAACCAGGGCTTAAACAAGATCTTCACTGACCTATGTGAGAATCTGCTGAAG AGTTTTTACTTCAAGTTGCGCTCTATGATCCCCTGCTGTCTTTGTCATCTCAACTTCACTGTAGCAGTGCCAGAAGAAGAACTCATACAA GTCGCAGTGACAGCGGTTGCCATGACGTTTGACAAGGACCAGGCTCAGGAGAAGCCAGCTGAGAAGCCCATCAACAAAG GTTCCAGTGAGAATGAGGAGCAGCTGCAGTTTCCCCTTGAGTTATGTGCAGACGTGTCATCTGCCAACACTCAGCCGTCTTCCAAAGTCTCAG GTACAGTGTCTTTATTGACTCCAGCTGCAAAGCTCTGCCAAAATCAGCTGGTTATGATTCATTTACCAG GTGTCCCAGAGAGTACCAACGTCTCATCCAGAG ACAGATGCAGCACCTGGCTAGAGCTGCTTAGGCTGAAAGCTCACACCATAAGACGAGGATCAGTTAAGACAAGTAGGAGGACACAGTCTCTAGCACACTCTG TCTCATCTTTGGAGCGCTGCAGTCCGCTGCCTGAAGGCCGTTCCCGCTCGCTGCGCTCCAGTCGATCGTTCGGGGGCAGTTCAGTAACCGTGGTGAAGATGACGCCGCTCTCCTTCCTCCCTGGGATACGCATCATTAAATACCTTGGGATCATCAACATGTTCTTCATCAGAGAGACGACATCATTGCGGGAG GAAGGCGGTGTTAGTGGCTTCCTCCATTCATTCATAGCAGAGGTGTTTGCGATGGTGCGAGCCCATGTAGCAGCCCTGGGTGGCAATGCAGTAGTGTCCTACAGCATGAAAGAGTGTGTGTTAATGGAGAATCCAAACAAGAACCAG GCTCAGTGTCTCATTAATGTGAGCGGTGATGCAGTCATTTGCGTCAGAGAAACTGACCAGGAGCCCACAGCCTCGATGACAAACATCGGACAGACCTGTTGTAGCGCAAACGACGGGGCAACatga
- the c2cd5 gene encoding C2 domain-containing protein 5 isoform X4 → MPGKLKAKIVAGRHLPVMDRASDLTDAFVEVKFGNTTFKTDVCHKSLNPQWNSEWFKFEVDDEDLQDEPLQITVLDHDTYSANDAIGKVYIDIDPLLCTEAASVISGWFPIYDTIHGIRGEINVLVKVELFNDLNRFRQSSCGVKFFCTTSIPRCYRAAMVHGFVEELVVNEDPEYQWIDRIRTPRASNEARQRLISLMSGELQRKIGLKVLEMGGNAVVGYLQCFDLEGESGLVVRAIGTACTLDKVSSGSAPNTNTHVHPNTAPASNACNSPSKDGKEPVFGEDLPSSSGPPTPFRALPTSSSSPPPFSPSKPCSRQSSSSDTDLSLTPKTVEPKPVRCRPGIFLCPSSPTLSTDTLSLPGSGSVGCGHGLSSAPRATTPPPPSSIHSDCALLRKSVSFTEDLLLAASGMGSGGSAGKEAGPLKTLLRQHTQTALEQREFPFFTLTSFPPGFLVHVGGVVSARSVKLLDRIHNPALGNTRSYKLLDWNSVTADEPETRDAWWEEIRQEIKSHAKALGCHAVVGYSESTSICEEVCILSASGTAAILNPRYMREGCLDIGSTDHRFEDPSPPSCGFCHIPYDELNMPFPAQLTYCYHCRRQKVPDVLFTTIDLPSEAAVTGKGCLIQARLCRLKKKAQGEVNATAISNLLPFMEYELHTQLMNKLKLRNMNALFGLHIQISVGENMLLGLASATGVYLTALPAPGGIQIAGKTPGDLSNEHHILTIQKRINDTIAKNKELYQINPPKLFALDPEVFCGINMELTEEGLGSPIPEPRQRSRLFRSHSESSDELSELDLSHGKKDAFVLEIDDTDAVEDIHSLLTDAPPPTGFYSCNTEIMPGIYNWTSGIQMFTSVRVFRLSNANLTNQGLNKIFTDLCENLLKSFYFKLRSMIPCCLCHLNFTVAVPEEELIQVAVTAVAMTFDKDQAQEKPAEKPINKGSSENEEQLQFPLELCADVSSANTQPSSKVSGTVSLLTPAAKLCQNQLVMIHLPGVPESTNVSSRAASVDYGSFADRCSTWLELLRLKAHTIRRGSVKTSRRTQSLAHSVSSLERCSPLPEGRSRSLRSSRSFGGSSVTVVKMTPLSFLPGIRIIKYLGIINMFFIRETTSLREEGGVSGFLHSFIAEVFAMVRAHVAALGGNAVVSYSMKECVLMENPNKNQAQCLINVSGDAVICVRETDQEPTASMTNIGQTCCSANDGAT, encoded by the exons ATGCCTGGGAAACTAAAGGCCAAAATTGTGGCAGGGCGCCATTTGCCTGTGATGGACAGAGCCAGTgacctgactgatgcttttgtAGAG GTCAAGTTTGGAAACACAACCTTCAAAACAGATGTCTGTCACAAATCTCTCAATCCTCAGTGGAACTCAGAATGGTTCAAATTTGAG GTTGATGATGAGGACTTGCAGGATGAGCCGTTGCAGATCACAGTATTGGACCATGACACGTACAGTGCTAATGATGCCATAGGGAAAGTTTACATTGACATTGACCCACTTCTCTGCACTGAGGCTGCTTCTGTCATCTCTGGCTGGTTTCCCATCTATGATACCATCCATG GTATCCGAGGGGAGATCAATGTCCTCGTCAAAGTGGAGCTCTTCAATGATTTGAACCGCTTTAGACAGTCATCGTGTGGGGTCAAGTTTTTCTGCA CCACATCCATTCCACGGTGCTACCGAGCAGCAATGGTACATGGGTTTGTGGAGGAGCTCGTGGTTAATGAAGATCCAGAGTACCAGTGGATAGATCGCATTAGAACTCCCCGAGCCTCCAATGAGGCTCGTCAGAGGCTCATTTCTCTCATGTCTG GAGAGCTACAGAGGAAAATAGGGCTTAAGGTACTGGAGATGGGTGGGAATGCAGTGGTGGGCTACTTGCAGTGTTTCGACCTGGAGGGGGAGTCGGGCCTGGTGGTGCGGGCCATAGGTACCGCCTGCACACTGGACAAAGTCAGCTCTGGAAGCGCTCCCAACACCAACACACATGTGCACCCTAACACAGCCCCTGCTTCCAATGCCTGCAATTCCCCTTCTAAAGACGGAAAGGA GCCGGTTTTTGGTGAGGATCTGCCCTCGTCCTCCGGCCCGCCTACCCCTTTCAGAGccctccccacctcctcctcctctcctccccccttctctcccTCCAAGCCATGCAGCCGCCAGTCCTCATCATCAGACACAGACCTCAGTTTGACGCCCAAGACGG TGGAGCCCAAGCCAGTGAGATGCAGGCCTGGGATCTTCCTCTGCCCCAGCTCCCCCACCCTCTCCACAGACACTCTGTCCCTCCCTGGTTCTGGCTCAGTGGGCTGTGGTCATGGTTTGAGCTCTGCCCCCAGAGCGACAACCCcgccccctccctcctccatccacTCAGACTGTGCCTTGCTGAGAAAGAGCGTGTCCTTCACTGAGGACCTGCTGCTGGCAGCCTCCG GAATGGGCAGTGGGGGCAGCGCTGGGAAGGAGGCAGGGCCGCTGAAGACCCTGCTCAGacagcacacacagacagctctCGAGCAGAGG GAGTTCCCGTTCTTCACCTTGACCTCTTTCCCACCTGGTTTTCTGGTTCATGTCGGTGGAGTGGTCAGCGCTCGTTCTGTTAAATTACTGGACCGTATACACAACCCTG CCTTGGGTAACACGCGCTCATACAAACTGCTAGACTGGAATAGTGTCACTGCAG atGAGCCAGAAACTCGTGATGCCTGGTGGGAGGAGATTCGTCAGGAGATCAAATCTCATGCCAAAGCGCTTGGTTGCCATGCTGTTGTAGGGTACAGTGAGAGCACAAGCATCTG TGAAGAAGTGTGTATTCTGTCAGCATCAGGCACAGCAGCCATCCTGAATCCTCGGTACATGCGCGAAGGCTGCCTAGACATCGGAAGCACAGACCACag gttTGAGGACCCGTCTCCACCAAGCTGTGGCTTCTGTCACATACCATATGATGAGCTCAACATGCCATTTCCTGCCCAGCTCACCTACTGTTACCACTGCAGAAGGCAAAAG GTTCCTGATGTGCTATTCACAACAATTGACTTGCCATCAGAAGCAGCTGTCACAGGGAAGGGTTGCCTCATCCAGGCCAG ACTGTGTCGCCTAAAGAAGAAGGCCCAGGGAGAAGTGAATGCGACGGCCATCTCCAACCTGCTACCTTTCATGGAATACGAGCTGCACACGCAGCTGATGAATAAACTGAAGCTGCGGAATATGAATGCTCTGTTTGGCCTGCACATACAGATCAGCGTTGGCGAGAACATGCTCCTGGGTCTAGCT tctGCTACAGGAGTGTACCTGACAGCGCTACCTGCACCAGGAGGTATCCAGATTGCGGGCAAGACTCCGGGTGACCTGAGCAATGAACACCATATATTGACCATCCAGAAAAGGATTAATGACACCATAGCCAAGAACAAGGAGCTCTATCAAATAAACCCTCCG AAATTATTTGCCCTGGACCCTGAGGTGTTCTGCGGCATAAACATG gaGCTGACAGAGGAAGGGTTGGGTTCCCCGATCCCTGAGCCGAGGCAACGATCCAGACTCTTTCGCTCGCACTCAGAAAGTTCTGATGAACTGTCAGAATTGGATCTGTCCCATGGCAAAAAGGATGCATTCGTCCTGGAG ATTGATGACACTGATGCTGTAGAGGACATCCACTCTCTCCTTACTGACGCACCTCCCCCTACAG GTTTCTACAGCTGCAACACCGAAATCATGCCTGGGATTTATAACTGGACTTCAGGAATACAG ATGTTTACATCGGTGAGGGTCTTCAGGTTGAGCAATGCCAATCTCACTAACCAGGGCTTAAACAAGATCTTCACTGACCTATGTGAGAATCTGCTGAAG AGTTTTTACTTCAAGTTGCGCTCTATGATCCCCTGCTGTCTTTGTCATCTCAACTTCACTGTAGCAGTGCCAGAAGAAGAACTCATACAA GTCGCAGTGACAGCGGTTGCCATGACGTTTGACAAGGACCAGGCTCAGGAGAAGCCAGCTGAGAAGCCCATCAACAAAG GTTCCAGTGAGAATGAGGAGCAGCTGCAGTTTCCCCTTGAGTTATGTGCAGACGTGTCATCTGCCAACACTCAGCCGTCTTCCAAAGTCTCAG GTACAGTGTCTTTATTGACTCCAGCTGCAAAGCTCTGCCAAAATCAGCTGGTTATGATTCATTTACCAG GTGTCCCAGAGAGTACCAACGTCTCATCCAGAG ctgcctccGTTGATTACGGTTCCTTTGCAGACAGATGCAGCACCTGGCTAGAGCTGCTTAGGCTGAAAGCTCACACCATAAGACGAGGATCAGTTAAGACAAGTAGGAGGACACAGTCTCTAGCACACTCTG TCTCATCTTTGGAGCGCTGCAGTCCGCTGCCTGAAGGCCGTTCCCGCTCGCTGCGCTCCAGTCGATCGTTCGGGGGCAGTTCAGTAACCGTGGTGAAGATGACGCCGCTCTCCTTCCTCCCTGGGATACGCATCATTAAATACCTTGGGATCATCAACATGTTCTTCATCAGAGAGACGACATCATTGCGGGAG GAAGGCGGTGTTAGTGGCTTCCTCCATTCATTCATAGCAGAGGTGTTTGCGATGGTGCGAGCCCATGTAGCAGCCCTGGGTGGCAATGCAGTAGTGTCCTACAGCATGAAAGAGTGTGTGTTAATGGAGAATCCAAACAAGAACCAG GCTCAGTGTCTCATTAATGTGAGCGGTGATGCAGTCATTTGCGTCAGAGAAACTGACCAGGAGCCCACAGCCTCGATGACAAACATCGGACAGACCTGTTGTAGCGCAAACGACGGGGCAACatga
- the c2cd5 gene encoding C2 domain-containing protein 5 isoform X12 encodes MPGKLKAKIVAGRHLPVMDRASDLTDAFVEVKFGNTTFKTDVCHKSLNPQWNSEWFKFEVDDEDLQDEPLQITVLDHDTYSANDAIGKVYIDIDPLLCTEAASVISGWFPIYDTIHGIRGEINVLVKVELFNDLNRFRQSSCGVKFFCTTSIPRCYRAAMVHGFVEELVVNEDPEYQWIDRIRTPRASNEARQRLISLMSGELQRKIGLKVLEMGGNAVVGYLQCFDLEGESGLVVRAIGTACTLDKVSSGSAPNTNTHVHPNTAPASNACNSPSKDGKEPVFGEDLPSSSGPPTPFRALPTSSSSPPPFSPSKPCSRQSSSSDTDLSLTPKTVEPKPVRCRPGIFLCPSSPTLSTDTLSLPGSGSVGCGHGLSSAPRATTPPPPSSIHSDCALLRKSVSFTEDLLLAASGMGSGGSAGKEAGPLKTLLRQHTQTALEQRGASSSGLLLNAREFPFFTLTSFPPGFLVHVGGVVSARSVKLLDRIHNPALGNTRSYKLLDWNSVTADEPETRDAWWEEIRQEIKSHAKALGCHAVVGYSESTSICEEVCILSASGTAAILNPRYMREGCLDIGSTDHRFEDPSPPSCGFCHIPYDELNMPFPAQLTYCYHCRRQKVPDVLFTTIDLPSEAAVTGKGCLIQARLCRLKKKAQGEVNATAISNLLPFMEYELHTQLMNKLKLRNMNALFGLHIQISVGENMLLGLASATGVYLTALPAPGGIQIAGKTPGDLSNEHHILTIQKRINDTIAKNKELYQINPPELTEEGLGSPIPEPRQRSRLFRSHSESSDELSELDLSHGKKDAFVLEIDDTDAVEDIHSLLTDAPPPTGFYSCNTEIMPGIYNWTSGIQMFTSVRVFRLSNANLTNQGLNKIFTDLCENLLKSFYFKLRSMIPCCLCHLNFTVAVPEEELIQVAVTAVAMTFDKDQAQEKPAEKPINKGSSENEEQLQFPLELCADVSSANTQPSSKVSGVPESTNVSSRAASVDYGSFADRCSTWLELLRLKAHTIRRGSVKTSRRTQSLAHSVSSLERCSPLPEGRSRSLRSSRSFGGSSVTVVKMTPLSFLPGIRIIKYLGIINMFFIRETTSLREEGGVSGFLHSFIAEVFAMVRAHVAALGGNAVVSYSMKECVLMENPNKNQAQCLINVSGDAVICVRETDQEPTASMTNIGQTCCSANDGAT; translated from the exons ATGCCTGGGAAACTAAAGGCCAAAATTGTGGCAGGGCGCCATTTGCCTGTGATGGACAGAGCCAGTgacctgactgatgcttttgtAGAG GTCAAGTTTGGAAACACAACCTTCAAAACAGATGTCTGTCACAAATCTCTCAATCCTCAGTGGAACTCAGAATGGTTCAAATTTGAG GTTGATGATGAGGACTTGCAGGATGAGCCGTTGCAGATCACAGTATTGGACCATGACACGTACAGTGCTAATGATGCCATAGGGAAAGTTTACATTGACATTGACCCACTTCTCTGCACTGAGGCTGCTTCTGTCATCTCTGGCTGGTTTCCCATCTATGATACCATCCATG GTATCCGAGGGGAGATCAATGTCCTCGTCAAAGTGGAGCTCTTCAATGATTTGAACCGCTTTAGACAGTCATCGTGTGGGGTCAAGTTTTTCTGCA CCACATCCATTCCACGGTGCTACCGAGCAGCAATGGTACATGGGTTTGTGGAGGAGCTCGTGGTTAATGAAGATCCAGAGTACCAGTGGATAGATCGCATTAGAACTCCCCGAGCCTCCAATGAGGCTCGTCAGAGGCTCATTTCTCTCATGTCTG GAGAGCTACAGAGGAAAATAGGGCTTAAGGTACTGGAGATGGGTGGGAATGCAGTGGTGGGCTACTTGCAGTGTTTCGACCTGGAGGGGGAGTCGGGCCTGGTGGTGCGGGCCATAGGTACCGCCTGCACACTGGACAAAGTCAGCTCTGGAAGCGCTCCCAACACCAACACACATGTGCACCCTAACACAGCCCCTGCTTCCAATGCCTGCAATTCCCCTTCTAAAGACGGAAAGGA GCCGGTTTTTGGTGAGGATCTGCCCTCGTCCTCCGGCCCGCCTACCCCTTTCAGAGccctccccacctcctcctcctctcctccccccttctctcccTCCAAGCCATGCAGCCGCCAGTCCTCATCATCAGACACAGACCTCAGTTTGACGCCCAAGACGG TGGAGCCCAAGCCAGTGAGATGCAGGCCTGGGATCTTCCTCTGCCCCAGCTCCCCCACCCTCTCCACAGACACTCTGTCCCTCCCTGGTTCTGGCTCAGTGGGCTGTGGTCATGGTTTGAGCTCTGCCCCCAGAGCGACAACCCcgccccctccctcctccatccacTCAGACTGTGCCTTGCTGAGAAAGAGCGTGTCCTTCACTGAGGACCTGCTGCTGGCAGCCTCCG GAATGGGCAGTGGGGGCAGCGCTGGGAAGGAGGCAGGGCCGCTGAAGACCCTGCTCAGacagcacacacagacagctctCGAGCAGAGG GGAGCGTCTTCCTCTGGGTTATTGTTAAACGCCAGG GAGTTCCCGTTCTTCACCTTGACCTCTTTCCCACCTGGTTTTCTGGTTCATGTCGGTGGAGTGGTCAGCGCTCGTTCTGTTAAATTACTGGACCGTATACACAACCCTG CCTTGGGTAACACGCGCTCATACAAACTGCTAGACTGGAATAGTGTCACTGCAG atGAGCCAGAAACTCGTGATGCCTGGTGGGAGGAGATTCGTCAGGAGATCAAATCTCATGCCAAAGCGCTTGGTTGCCATGCTGTTGTAGGGTACAGTGAGAGCACAAGCATCTG TGAAGAAGTGTGTATTCTGTCAGCATCAGGCACAGCAGCCATCCTGAATCCTCGGTACATGCGCGAAGGCTGCCTAGACATCGGAAGCACAGACCACag gttTGAGGACCCGTCTCCACCAAGCTGTGGCTTCTGTCACATACCATATGATGAGCTCAACATGCCATTTCCTGCCCAGCTCACCTACTGTTACCACTGCAGAAGGCAAAAG GTTCCTGATGTGCTATTCACAACAATTGACTTGCCATCAGAAGCAGCTGTCACAGGGAAGGGTTGCCTCATCCAGGCCAG ACTGTGTCGCCTAAAGAAGAAGGCCCAGGGAGAAGTGAATGCGACGGCCATCTCCAACCTGCTACCTTTCATGGAATACGAGCTGCACACGCAGCTGATGAATAAACTGAAGCTGCGGAATATGAATGCTCTGTTTGGCCTGCACATACAGATCAGCGTTGGCGAGAACATGCTCCTGGGTCTAGCT tctGCTACAGGAGTGTACCTGACAGCGCTACCTGCACCAGGAGGTATCCAGATTGCGGGCAAGACTCCGGGTGACCTGAGCAATGAACACCATATATTGACCATCCAGAAAAGGATTAATGACACCATAGCCAAGAACAAGGAGCTCTATCAAATAAACCCTCCG gaGCTGACAGAGGAAGGGTTGGGTTCCCCGATCCCTGAGCCGAGGCAACGATCCAGACTCTTTCGCTCGCACTCAGAAAGTTCTGATGAACTGTCAGAATTGGATCTGTCCCATGGCAAAAAGGATGCATTCGTCCTGGAG ATTGATGACACTGATGCTGTAGAGGACATCCACTCTCTCCTTACTGACGCACCTCCCCCTACAG GTTTCTACAGCTGCAACACCGAAATCATGCCTGGGATTTATAACTGGACTTCAGGAATACAG ATGTTTACATCGGTGAGGGTCTTCAGGTTGAGCAATGCCAATCTCACTAACCAGGGCTTAAACAAGATCTTCACTGACCTATGTGAGAATCTGCTGAAG AGTTTTTACTTCAAGTTGCGCTCTATGATCCCCTGCTGTCTTTGTCATCTCAACTTCACTGTAGCAGTGCCAGAAGAAGAACTCATACAA GTCGCAGTGACAGCGGTTGCCATGACGTTTGACAAGGACCAGGCTCAGGAGAAGCCAGCTGAGAAGCCCATCAACAAAG GTTCCAGTGAGAATGAGGAGCAGCTGCAGTTTCCCCTTGAGTTATGTGCAGACGTGTCATCTGCCAACACTCAGCCGTCTTCCAAAGTCTCAG GTGTCCCAGAGAGTACCAACGTCTCATCCAGAG ctgcctccGTTGATTACGGTTCCTTTGCAGACAGATGCAGCACCTGGCTAGAGCTGCTTAGGCTGAAAGCTCACACCATAAGACGAGGATCAGTTAAGACAAGTAGGAGGACACAGTCTCTAGCACACTCTG TCTCATCTTTGGAGCGCTGCAGTCCGCTGCCTGAAGGCCGTTCCCGCTCGCTGCGCTCCAGTCGATCGTTCGGGGGCAGTTCAGTAACCGTGGTGAAGATGACGCCGCTCTCCTTCCTCCCTGGGATACGCATCATTAAATACCTTGGGATCATCAACATGTTCTTCATCAGAGAGACGACATCATTGCGGGAG GAAGGCGGTGTTAGTGGCTTCCTCCATTCATTCATAGCAGAGGTGTTTGCGATGGTGCGAGCCCATGTAGCAGCCCTGGGTGGCAATGCAGTAGTGTCCTACAGCATGAAAGAGTGTGTGTTAATGGAGAATCCAAACAAGAACCAG GCTCAGTGTCTCATTAATGTGAGCGGTGATGCAGTCATTTGCGTCAGAGAAACTGACCAGGAGCCCACAGCCTCGATGACAAACATCGGACAGACCTGTTGTAGCGCAAACGACGGGGCAACatga